The Bacillus mycoides genome includes a region encoding these proteins:
- a CDS encoding BC1881 family protein, protein MKKMLTKELSNELKKREGVISITVEPYEKIEVGGIRVDGPAVILINQE, encoded by the coding sequence ATGAAAAAAATGTTAACAAAAGAATTAAGTAATGAATTAAAGAAGCGGGAAGGGGTCATTTCTATTACAGTTGAGCCTTATGAAAAAATCGAAGTTGGTGGAATTCGTGTAGATGGACCAGCTGTTATTCTAATTAATCAAGAATAG
- a CDS encoding DUF2642 domain-containing protein: MSYLEANDFSEQDMVSVPNPYVYQTLQSVIGKHVVIETVRGNVRGKLKNVKPDHLLTEDKVPQIVWIMPKQ, encoded by the coding sequence ATGAGTTATTTAGAGGCAAATGACTTTAGTGAACAAGATATGGTAAGTGTACCTAATCCCTACGTATATCAGACATTACAATCGGTAATTGGTAAACATGTGGTTATTGAAACTGTAAGAGGTAATGTAAGAGGAAAGTTAAAGAATGTGAAACCAGATCATTTGCTCACTGAAGATAAGGTGCCGCAAATTGTATGGATTATGCCAAAACAATGA
- a CDS encoding immunoglobulin-like domain-containing protein, which produces MKKDTKKRQQGIAIKTLIAVNVLASPFIGGITGITKVAAEEQQVTTEHVFYVPGKGDAEKIRDMDRRWFRFSTYEPTGLYASPNEKITIQVEGTQTIRAYIGTYSYDGAWNEDSLIKSFTLKPGENTIESPNGGMIYFYNPGQSGTVKAEIKTGGTTTPLFELGKHTQQDLVDMLNKYPDAHAVELKGDRSLITASPARVKKYLIGSNTDPVQLLQKLDEAIKIQDRVSGLSEAEADKHYVHFVEDNRSDYYMYAYPGRTAYVGDAIQHVLNVKDFTENGWGPWHEMGHQRQQLPWMWDGLSEVTTNIYSLSVQRAFGNKSRLEGGTYDKAFTYLNKPQSEKDYNKINDVFVKVAMFWQLDLAFGEEFYPKLHQLYRAIPKEELPQTSDEKMQAFIYNTSKVAKQNLLPFFDKWGLMASSETRQKIEELNYPLLAAPIWEATDSKPVIVEENGETPDMEPKLTVPVGATMNVGDTFDPMSGVSATDKEDGDLTSKVTVDGKVDTTKPGTYVLTYTVKDSKGHKVTAKQTVTVKEKEETKDEAPVLKVPSETTITEGDKFYPMKDVSATDKEDGDITSEVKYEGYVDTNTPGNYTITYTVKDSAGHLATQTQTITVKEKPAEDKEPELTVPEETVLTVGDQFDPMGGVKAIDKEDGDITSKVTYSGDQGTDKEGTYKIKYVVEDSKGHRVIKLRTVIVKAAEKPSEDQAPVLKVPFTTTFHVGDTFDPMSGVSATDKEDGNLTSKVKYKGNVDTTKPGTYVLTYTVKDSAGHLGTQTQTVTVKEKEKPVEIQGPELTVPSETTVTVGDKFDPMSGVKAIDKEDGDITDKVIQFGEVDTSKTGTYEVKFLVRDSGGNEVTTIQKVVVKDKDNGNGADNGITGTNNSNGSDTGNSNISINSTSDKKEDTYKELPKTGASTNNSAALGILMVLAGMVIIFGRKFKRY; this is translated from the coding sequence ATGAAAAAAGATACGAAAAAAAGACAGCAAGGAATAGCCATCAAAACATTGATAGCTGTAAACGTACTTGCTTCTCCATTTATAGGAGGAATAACAGGAATCACAAAAGTTGCAGCTGAGGAACAACAAGTAACGACTGAACACGTTTTTTATGTCCCAGGCAAGGGTGATGCAGAGAAAATTAGAGATATGGATCGACGATGGTTTAGATTTAGTACCTATGAACCAACTGGACTATATGCAAGTCCCAATGAAAAAATAACCATTCAAGTAGAAGGAACACAGACTATTCGAGCTTATATAGGAACATACTCATACGATGGTGCATGGAATGAAGATTCGCTCATAAAGTCGTTCACTTTAAAACCAGGAGAAAATACAATTGAATCCCCAAATGGCGGAATGATTTATTTTTATAATCCTGGGCAAAGTGGAACAGTAAAAGCGGAGATAAAAACAGGCGGAACAACTACCCCTCTGTTTGAGTTAGGAAAACATACGCAACAAGATTTAGTAGACATGCTAAATAAATATCCTGATGCCCATGCGGTAGAACTAAAAGGGGACCGGTCACTCATAACCGCAAGTCCTGCAAGAGTGAAAAAATATTTAATAGGCTCTAACACAGATCCTGTACAACTCTTACAAAAATTAGATGAAGCTATCAAAATTCAAGACCGAGTTTCTGGTTTGTCTGAAGCAGAAGCGGACAAGCATTATGTGCACTTTGTAGAAGATAATCGCTCTGATTATTATATGTATGCGTATCCTGGTAGAACAGCATATGTGGGAGATGCGATTCAACATGTACTAAACGTAAAAGACTTCACTGAAAATGGATGGGGCCCTTGGCATGAAATGGGACATCAAAGGCAACAACTTCCGTGGATGTGGGATGGATTATCAGAAGTTACTACAAATATTTATAGTCTGTCCGTACAACGGGCTTTTGGAAATAAATCGAGATTAGAAGGCGGAACATATGACAAAGCGTTTACTTATTTAAATAAGCCTCAATCCGAAAAAGATTATAATAAAATTAATGATGTTTTTGTGAAAGTAGCAATGTTTTGGCAATTAGACTTAGCTTTTGGAGAAGAATTTTATCCGAAATTACATCAATTATACCGTGCAATCCCGAAAGAAGAGCTTCCTCAAACGAGTGACGAGAAAATGCAAGCATTTATTTACAATACATCCAAGGTTGCAAAACAAAATTTACTTCCGTTCTTTGATAAATGGGGACTTATGGCATCGTCAGAAACAAGACAAAAAATAGAAGAGTTGAATTACCCACTTTTAGCCGCTCCTATTTGGGAAGCAACTGATTCTAAACCTGTAATTGTAGAAGAAAACGGAGAAACTCCAGATATGGAACCGAAATTAACAGTACCTGTTGGAGCAACAATGAATGTAGGAGATACGTTTGACCCAATGTCAGGAGTGTCTGCTACTGATAAAGAAGACGGAGATCTTACTTCTAAAGTAACAGTTGACGGTAAAGTAGATACTACTAAACCGGGTACGTATGTTTTAACTTACACAGTTAAAGACTCTAAAGGTCATAAAGTAACTGCAAAACAAACAGTAACGGTTAAAGAGAAAGAAGAAACAAAAGATGAAGCGCCAGTACTAAAAGTACCTTCAGAAACGACAATTACTGAAGGAGATAAATTCTATCCAATGAAAGATGTAAGTGCTACGGATAAAGAAGATGGTGACATTACGTCGGAAGTAAAATATGAAGGTTATGTAGATACAAATACACCTGGCAATTACACGATTACATACACAGTTAAAGATTCTGCAGGTCATTTGGCAACTCAAACACAAACTATAACAGTTAAAGAAAAACCTGCTGAAGACAAAGAGCCAGAGTTAACAGTACCGGAGGAAACAGTATTAACAGTTGGTGATCAATTCGACCCAATGGGTGGAGTTAAAGCTATCGATAAAGAAGATGGTGATATCACTTCTAAAGTAACATATAGCGGAGACCAAGGTACTGATAAAGAAGGTACTTACAAAATCAAGTATGTTGTGGAGGATTCTAAAGGTCATCGAGTAATTAAATTACGTACTGTAATTGTTAAAGCGGCAGAAAAACCTTCGGAAGACCAAGCTCCGGTGTTAAAAGTACCATTTACAACTACGTTCCATGTAGGAGATACGTTTGACCCAATGTCAGGAGTGTCTGCTACCGATAAAGAAGATGGCAATTTAACAAGCAAAGTCAAATATAAAGGTAATGTAGATACTACTAAACCGGGAACGTATGTTTTAACTTACACAGTTAAAGATTCTGCAGGTCATTTGGGAACTCAAACACAAACTGTAACAGTTAAAGAAAAAGAAAAACCTGTTGAAATTCAAGGGCCTGAGTTAACTGTACCTTCAGAAACTACAGTAACAGTTGGAGATAAATTCGATCCAATGTCTGGGGTTAAAGCTATTGATAAAGAAGATGGCGATATTACTGATAAAGTAATACAATTTGGTGAAGTAGATACATCTAAAACTGGTACTTACGAAGTAAAATTCCTTGTTCGTGACTCCGGTGGTAATGAGGTAACTACAATACAAAAAGTGGTTGTGAAAGATAAAGACAACGGTAATGGTGCTGATAATGGCATTACTGGTACTAACAACAGCAATGGCTCTGATACTGGTAACAGTAATATCTCAATCAATAGTACTTCTGATAAAAAAGAAGATACATATAAAGAGCTTCCAAAAACGGGTGCAAGTACAAATAACAGTGCAGCATTGGGCATATTGATGGTTCTTGCAGGTATGGTAATTATTTTTGGTCGCAAATTTAAAAGGTACTAA
- a CDS encoding DUF3955 domain-containing protein, whose product MKKYILTLIPFILGIGCVVSYNTIGSKVASDGTLVEPFYLLPMGYSFLAIGIISLFVSKIKKVNK is encoded by the coding sequence ATGAAAAAATATATTTTAACTTTAATACCATTTATCCTAGGGATAGGGTGTGTAGTTAGTTATAATACTATCGGATCTAAAGTTGCATCGGATGGTACTCTTGTCGAACCATTCTATTTACTACCAATGGGTTATTCATTTTTAGCTATCGGTATAATTAGTCTTTTTGTAAGTAAAATTAAAAAAGTTAATAAATAG
- a CDS encoding discoidin domain-containing protein — MKKISSLLLTMPIILGSVATIPYTKVSAATVPSNQETFNLETLNQKTDQAIANGNFEGHLSYLTTYLNVNIGNITGTGLQNKLADPGFAAALAQWQLISQTGAAAMNTFAKKDAAHQNFLNWVMKNTDVMNTFLEGGSPTGKNPVNALEIWNTIWNTDADSHEGLYLKLAIATSLAHAEPIKYWTNNTPINPLTRYQHYKSADQNNELLPCFRTYDVWHLRLVVNTWSPEEDLTWARKMINTEHPELKSQDKIGTSAYLIQYVTNNKDGVSVQAGNDAFYGLGWNLSSIYRNGAVCGGISKFGVQVSQAFGVAAMPVTQPGHCALIWNDKPSSWNLGNDISGWGESGRHDVTVIPWTDNSLKNQVPNILLFENAERDSVKLDQSERLRWLAKAMSSSDKKSAIYKTATNILPINVLVWKDYVSLMLQNPNVTDAEWQELNNSIVSAFANEPRPMMDLLTQIRSHVLNTGDRAKLQQYTLNILNAFSTITNVNEKQVANNIKAQMPSLGLYLATFSFDGVNAGKLMGIKPDTEYSIDGGKTYKAATSNDMLLSNEELSAINSTNGILTRVIGTTQPLLIPIGKSGKVNVSSNDDENLIFGLDGTMEFSIDQGSHWTKYNPASPNLPDLTGNVTLTVRKFAVGSNPASDAVNLKFTDTAVVGLIPRTSLSVAGFSSQQDAKGNAGANAIDGNSSTMWHTLWDGSDKAPYITIKLNEITSISKLTYAPRQDSNNNGNITSYNIYTSLDGVNFIKVATGKWENNKLTKNASFSKVDAQYVKLEVVSGYGGFASASEIKLYNN, encoded by the coding sequence TTGAAAAAGATTTCATCTTTATTATTAACTATGCCAATTATTTTAGGGAGTGTTGCTACGATTCCGTATACAAAAGTTTCAGCTGCAACGGTGCCATCCAATCAAGAAACATTCAATCTAGAAACATTGAACCAAAAGACAGATCAGGCAATTGCAAATGGTAATTTTGAGGGTCATTTGAGTTATCTCACAACGTATCTGAATGTAAATATTGGAAATATCACTGGAACGGGTTTACAGAATAAGCTTGCAGACCCAGGATTTGCAGCAGCTTTGGCTCAGTGGCAATTGATCTCACAAACAGGTGCTGCAGCAATGAATACATTCGCTAAAAAAGATGCTGCGCATCAAAATTTTCTTAATTGGGTTATGAAAAATACAGATGTAATGAATACGTTTCTTGAAGGAGGTAGTCCAACTGGAAAAAATCCAGTAAATGCACTTGAGATATGGAATACAATATGGAATACGGATGCAGATTCTCATGAAGGCTTGTATTTGAAATTAGCGATAGCTACATCGTTAGCTCATGCTGAACCTATAAAATATTGGACAAATAATACACCTATTAATCCATTAACGAGGTATCAACATTATAAATCAGCAGATCAAAATAATGAGTTACTTCCTTGCTTTAGAACATATGATGTTTGGCATTTAAGGTTAGTAGTGAATACTTGGTCACCAGAAGAAGATTTAACTTGGGCAAGAAAAATGATTAATACGGAACATCCCGAATTGAAAAGTCAAGATAAGATAGGAACAAGTGCATATTTGATTCAGTATGTAACAAACAACAAAGATGGAGTTAGCGTTCAAGCTGGAAATGATGCATTCTATGGTTTAGGTTGGAACCTTTCCTCAATTTACAGAAATGGTGCGGTATGCGGTGGTATTTCAAAGTTTGGTGTGCAAGTAAGTCAAGCCTTTGGTGTAGCAGCTATGCCTGTTACACAGCCTGGACATTGTGCACTCATATGGAATGACAAACCATCTTCTTGGAATTTAGGAAATGATATATCTGGATGGGGAGAATCGGGCCGTCATGATGTAACTGTTATTCCTTGGACAGATAATAGTTTGAAAAATCAAGTACCGAACATATTATTATTTGAAAATGCTGAACGTGATTCAGTAAAACTAGATCAATCAGAGCGATTACGCTGGTTAGCGAAAGCGATGTCTTCATCAGATAAGAAAAGTGCAATTTATAAAACAGCTACGAATATTCTACCAATTAATGTTTTAGTATGGAAAGATTACGTTTCTCTCATGTTACAAAATCCAAATGTAACAGATGCTGAGTGGCAAGAATTAAATAACAGTATAGTTTCTGCTTTTGCTAATGAGCCAAGACCGATGATGGATCTTCTTACTCAAATTAGAAGCCATGTTCTTAATACAGGTGATAGAGCTAAGCTTCAGCAATATACTTTAAATATATTAAATGCATTCTCCACAATAACAAATGTTAATGAGAAGCAAGTAGCTAATAATATAAAAGCCCAAATGCCAAGTTTAGGGCTGTACCTTGCTACTTTTAGTTTTGATGGAGTAAATGCAGGGAAATTAATGGGGATTAAACCGGATACGGAATACAGTATCGATGGGGGAAAAACGTATAAAGCTGCTACAAGCAATGATATGCTTCTTAGCAATGAAGAATTATCAGCAATCAATTCAACGAATGGTATTTTAACAAGAGTGATTGGAACGACGCAACCTTTATTAATTCCAATTGGAAAATCTGGTAAAGTGAATGTTTCTTCAAATGATGATGAGAACTTAATTTTTGGTCTAGACGGTACGATGGAATTCAGCATCGATCAAGGTTCACATTGGACAAAATATAATCCAGCTTCTCCTAATTTACCGGATTTAACAGGAAATGTTACGTTAACCGTTAGAAAGTTTGCTGTTGGTTCAAATCCAGCAAGTGATGCTGTTAACTTAAAGTTTACTGATACTGCTGTAGTAGGATTAATACCACGCACAAGTTTATCGGTTGCAGGTTTCTCAAGTCAACAAGATGCAAAAGGTAATGCTGGTGCAAATGCAATTGATGGAAACTCTTCGACAATGTGGCATACGTTATGGGATGGAAGTGATAAAGCTCCATACATTACGATAAAGCTTAATGAAATTACTAGTATATCGAAATTAACTTATGCTCCCAGACAAGATAGCAATAATAACGGTAACATAACTAGTTATAATATATACACAAGTTTGGATGGAGTTAATTTTATAAAGGTTGCTACTGGAAAATGGGAAAATAATAAACTTACGAAGAATGCAAGTTTCAGTAAAGTAGATGCACAATATGTAAAGCTTGAAGTGGTATCAGGATACGGTGGATTTGCCTCAGCTTCAGAAATAAAATTATATAATAACTAG
- a CDS encoding CarD family transcriptional regulator: protein MFQIGDNIVYPMHGAGIIEAIEEKEFSGEKQRYYVIKMSISNMQVMIPMGKILSSSIRPVTDILALKHIIHIFQHGESDRLLPWKQRYKVNTDKIKTGEIQEGAEVVRDLMRMKKEKALNTSEKKMLDNAHEFLISELGLIKGITENQIKSFC, encoded by the coding sequence ATGTTTCAAATTGGCGATAACATTGTTTATCCAATGCACGGAGCAGGTATAATTGAAGCCATAGAAGAAAAAGAATTCTCAGGGGAAAAACAACGGTATTATGTTATAAAAATGTCAATCAGTAATATGCAAGTCATGATTCCTATGGGTAAAATATTGAGTTCGAGTATACGCCCAGTTACTGATATACTTGCATTAAAACACATTATACACATTTTTCAGCATGGAGAATCAGATAGATTATTGCCGTGGAAACAAAGGTATAAAGTGAACACGGACAAAATAAAAACGGGTGAAATACAAGAAGGTGCTGAAGTTGTACGTGATTTAATGCGTATGAAGAAAGAAAAGGCACTTAATACAAGCGAAAAAAAAATGTTGGATAACGCACATGAATTTTTGATTAGTGAACTAGGATTAATTAAAGGAATCACTGAAAATCAAATAAAAAGTTTCTGTTAA
- a CDS encoding acyl-ACP desaturase, which produces MLTNDLDFRLEPRLKELYEQHKIRAQKIDWGYHEFLPWDKGMDFKRVPWDESQVTLPSGVITAIETALLTEVNLPWFTTYLSATFKGSLSVITDFIHTWTSEEDQHSNLLETYLLLTRSVNPKRLHELRKSVVEGGFEPDFHTPIEAMTYTTLQELATMVFYNNVAKVASKHDPDLATLLRRLAKDETLHYAFYREVIRTHLELEPNYCYHIANVIMNFKMPGAVMPDFENRMAVIAKEANYGPLQYFDQVLDVVVDYWGLKDLRPIAPLAEKARIEILEYQTRLKKIRDRFGRFQGKTDLR; this is translated from the coding sequence ATGCTAACAAATGATTTAGATTTCCGATTAGAACCACGTTTAAAAGAACTGTATGAACAACATAAAATAAGAGCGCAGAAGATAGACTGGGGTTATCATGAGTTTTTACCATGGGATAAGGGAATGGACTTTAAAAGAGTTCCTTGGGATGAAAGTCAAGTTACTCTTCCTTCTGGTGTAATTACGGCCATTGAAACAGCTTTATTAACAGAAGTGAATTTACCATGGTTTACAACGTATTTATCTGCGACTTTTAAAGGGTCCCTTTCTGTTATTACAGACTTTATTCATACTTGGACTTCAGAAGAGGATCAACATTCGAATTTATTGGAGACATATTTACTACTCACTCGAAGTGTGAATCCCAAACGATTACATGAATTAAGAAAGTCAGTCGTTGAGGGGGGATTTGAGCCCGATTTTCACACACCAATCGAAGCAATGACGTATACGACGCTACAAGAACTTGCAACGATGGTGTTTTACAATAATGTAGCTAAGGTTGCAAGTAAGCATGATCCAGATCTTGCTACATTATTACGCCGTCTTGCAAAAGATGAAACTCTTCATTATGCGTTTTATCGAGAAGTCATTCGAACACATTTGGAATTGGAACCTAATTATTGCTATCATATTGCCAATGTAATTATGAATTTTAAAATGCCAGGTGCTGTCATGCCTGATTTTGAAAATAGAATGGCTGTGATTGCAAAAGAAGCTAACTATGGACCGCTACAATATTTTGATCAAGTACTTGATGTAGTGGTTGATTATTGGGGGTTAAAAGATTTAAGACCAATTGCACCTCTAGCTGAAAAAGCAAGAATTGAGATTTTGGAGTACCAAACAAGATTGAAAAAAATACGGGATCGATTTGGTCGTTTTCAAGGGAAAACTGATCTACGTTAA